A portion of the Streptomyces sp. YPW6 genome contains these proteins:
- a CDS encoding LCP family protein, whose amino-acid sequence MGRSSMPGEETRSRVRRADRPGGDESRDEGRADSPEGRGDAAGSGDAPARGRSGERGRRAEGTRRGTAGGARGRSGRRAPKSGKRRVLRWSASVLAVLILVTGGAGYLYYEYLNSNIKKEDLTLGDKQMADHKANAAGQTPLNILLIGSDARDSAANQKLGGAKETFGATPLADVQMLLHLSADRSNLSVISMPRDTMLKMPKCTAPDGEVFAASTRDVQTNESLGRGGPGCTVATWYELTGIRIDHFMMIDFSGVVSMADAIGGVPVCVDANIHSRSADGKGSGLKLEEGTTYVKGEQALQWLRTRYGFEDNTDLGRAKAQHQYMNSMVRELRKGTKLTDPAKLMNLAEAATKALTVDKGLDTVKKLYDLAEEFKKVPTKRITMSTMPNVYGTGVNSGRVYPKAGDAEQLFRMVRDDVPLDGKASQRKKPEEPKDPSAPVGEIAVSVRNGTATDALGPASGRAGQVADQLKDAGFGRTSIDSGNVTGVARTGILYPSADLEGDAQAVAKALGVPLSQVKRSTDVSGISLAVGADWREDGAYPVSEGTEKTPESAGALNGEEEACMKVNPNYTW is encoded by the coding sequence GTGGGACGCAGCAGCATGCCCGGGGAGGAGACGCGCTCACGCGTCCGCCGCGCCGATCGGCCCGGCGGGGACGAGAGCCGGGACGAAGGCCGGGCCGACAGCCCGGAGGGCCGAGGGGACGCGGCCGGTAGCGGTGACGCGCCCGCGCGCGGCAGGAGCGGGGAGCGCGGCCGTCGGGCCGAGGGGACCCGGCGCGGCACCGCGGGCGGCGCCCGGGGGCGCAGCGGCCGCCGCGCGCCGAAGAGCGGCAAGCGTCGCGTCCTGCGCTGGAGCGCCTCGGTGCTCGCCGTGCTCATACTCGTCACCGGCGGCGCCGGTTATCTCTACTACGAGTACCTGAACAGCAACATCAAGAAAGAGGATCTGACCCTCGGCGACAAGCAGATGGCCGATCACAAGGCCAACGCCGCCGGGCAGACCCCGCTCAACATCCTGCTCATCGGTTCCGACGCCCGGGACTCCGCGGCCAACCAGAAGCTGGGCGGCGCGAAGGAGACCTTCGGCGCGACACCGCTCGCCGATGTGCAGATGCTGCTCCACCTCTCCGCGGACCGCAGCAATCTCTCCGTCATCAGCATGCCGCGCGACACCATGCTGAAGATGCCCAAGTGCACGGCCCCGGACGGCGAGGTCTTCGCCGCCAGCACCCGTGACGTACAGACCAACGAGAGTCTGGGGCGCGGCGGTCCGGGGTGCACGGTGGCCACCTGGTACGAGCTGACCGGCATCCGGATCGACCACTTCATGATGATCGACTTCTCGGGTGTGGTGTCCATGGCCGATGCCATCGGCGGTGTCCCGGTCTGCGTCGACGCCAACATCCACTCGCGCAGCGCCGACGGCAAGGGCTCCGGGCTGAAGCTGGAGGAGGGCACCACGTACGTCAAGGGCGAGCAGGCCCTCCAGTGGCTGCGCACCCGGTACGGCTTCGAGGACAACACCGACCTGGGGCGGGCCAAGGCCCAGCACCAGTACATGAACTCCATGGTGCGCGAGCTGCGCAAGGGCACCAAGCTCACCGACCCGGCGAAGCTCATGAACCTCGCCGAGGCGGCCACGAAGGCGCTGACGGTCGACAAGGGCCTGGACACCGTCAAGAAGCTCTACGACCTGGCCGAGGAGTTCAAGAAGGTCCCGACGAAGCGCATCACGATGTCGACCATGCCGAACGTGTACGGCACCGGCGTCAACAGCGGCCGGGTGTACCCGAAGGCGGGCGACGCCGAGCAGTTGTTCCGGATGGTGCGGGACGACGTACCGCTGGACGGCAAGGCCTCCCAGCGCAAGAAGCCGGAGGAGCCCAAGGACCCGTCCGCGCCGGTGGGCGAGATCGCCGTCTCCGTACGGAACGGGACCGCCACCGACGCCCTCGGGCCGGCGTCGGGACGGGCCGGTCAGGTCGCGGACCAGCTGAAGGACGCGGGCTTCGGGCGGACCAGCATCGACTCGGGCAACGTCACCGGGGTGGCGCGGACCGGGATCCTGTATCCGAGCGCGGATCTGGAGGGCGACGCGCAGGCGGTCGCCAAGGCGCTCGGGGTTCCGCTGTCGCAGGTGAAGCGGTCCACCGACGTGTCGGGGATCTCGCTCGCGGTGGGCGCCGACTGGCGCGAGGACGGGGCGTATCCGGTGTCCGAGGGCACGGAGAAGACCCCGGAGTCGGCGGGCGCCCTGAACGGCGAGGAGGAGGCCTGCATGAAGGTCAACCCGAACTACACCTGGTGA
- a CDS encoding LCP family protein gives MDAHSRGRADDIDPADQWVLNPHTGNYELRLDHSAGESSSSTRTASSSARTATAEEAGRRGESSRSGATREGSGRRGAGSRGAAADGTRREVPGQRSRRSSQGARGAAEPPTSGRRKRKPPKSRKKRALLWTGGVMAFVVVGTSVGAYALYQKFNGNIDSIDVGDAGSKNVVTEGPMNILVIGTDKRTGKGNEGYGDKGSIGHADTNILFHVSEDRTNATAMSIPRDLVTDIPECETKKPDGTTDVIPGTPNERFNTSLGQNGRDPGCTMKTVEAITGLKPDHFMMVDFNAVKELTTAVGGVEVCMAKPVDDPKSHLVLPQGKSTVQGEKALALLRTRDSFGNRSDLDRIKVQQQFLGSMIREMKSSDTLTNPKKLYKLADAATNALTVDSAIADAKKLMTLAQEISKVDTKNITFLTMPVIDNPAEPKPVTVVVDPVKGEQLFAMMRSDTSLTEVKQKEKDAKSKQAALLKGPKADPADVRVDVLNGGEIPGAAGSTVTWLQNEQGVLKSTNKANAPEKIKKTTLEYAPNQADQARTLAEMMGLPASAMKQGTTDAEGLEAMVLTLGDDFRGAGQLITGPAKAPEDVEQVRADKAVCAK, from the coding sequence GTGGACGCGCACAGTCGTGGACGGGCGGACGATATCGACCCCGCCGACCAGTGGGTACTCAACCCGCACACCGGTAATTACGAATTGCGACTGGACCACTCCGCTGGGGAGTCGAGCAGTTCCACCCGTACGGCGAGCAGTTCCGCGCGCACGGCGACGGCCGAGGAAGCCGGACGCCGCGGGGAGTCGTCCCGGAGCGGCGCCACCCGCGAGGGTTCGGGCCGCCGCGGGGCCGGATCGCGCGGGGCCGCCGCGGACGGGACGCGCCGCGAGGTTCCGGGCCAGCGCAGCCGCCGCAGCTCCCAGGGGGCCCGGGGGGCCGCCGAGCCGCCCACGTCCGGGCGCCGGAAGCGCAAGCCCCCGAAGTCGCGCAAGAAGAGGGCGCTGCTGTGGACGGGCGGGGTGATGGCGTTCGTCGTGGTGGGCACCTCGGTCGGCGCGTACGCCCTCTACCAGAAGTTCAACGGGAACATCGACTCCATCGACGTGGGTGACGCCGGCAGCAAGAACGTCGTCACCGAAGGCCCGATGAACATCCTGGTCATCGGCACCGACAAGCGCACCGGCAAGGGCAACGAGGGGTACGGCGACAAGGGCAGCATCGGCCACGCCGACACCAACATCCTGTTCCACGTCTCCGAGGACCGGACCAACGCGACGGCGATGAGCATCCCGCGCGACCTGGTGACCGACATCCCCGAGTGCGAGACGAAGAAGCCGGACGGCACCACCGACGTCATCCCCGGCACCCCGAACGAACGTTTCAACACCAGCCTCGGCCAGAACGGCCGCGACCCCGGCTGCACCATGAAGACGGTCGAGGCCATCACCGGCCTCAAGCCGGACCACTTCATGATGGTCGACTTCAACGCGGTCAAGGAGCTGACCACCGCGGTCGGCGGCGTCGAGGTCTGCATGGCGAAGCCGGTCGACGACCCGAAGTCCCATCTGGTGCTCCCGCAGGGCAAGTCGACGGTCCAGGGCGAGAAGGCGCTGGCCCTGCTGCGTACGCGCGACAGCTTCGGCAACCGGAGCGACCTCGACCGGATCAAGGTGCAGCAGCAGTTCCTCGGCTCGATGATCCGCGAGATGAAGTCGAGCGACACCCTGACCAACCCGAAGAAGCTCTACAAGCTGGCCGACGCCGCCACCAACGCGCTGACCGTCGACTCCGCCATCGCCGACGCGAAGAAGCTGATGACGCTCGCGCAGGAGATCTCCAAGGTCGACACGAAGAACATCACCTTCCTCACGATGCCGGTCATCGACAACCCGGCCGAGCCGAAGCCCGTCACCGTGGTCGTGGACCCGGTCAAGGGCGAGCAGCTCTTCGCGATGATGCGCTCCGACACCTCGCTGACCGAGGTGAAGCAGAAGGAGAAGGACGCCAAGAGCAAGCAGGCGGCCCTCCTCAAGGGTCCGAAGGCCGATCCCGCCGACGTACGGGTGGACGTCCTCAACGGCGGCGAGATCCCGGGAGCGGCCGGTTCGACCGTCACCTGGCTCCAGAACGAGCAGGGGGTGCTGAAGTCCACCAACAAGGCCAACGCCCCCGAGAAGATCAAGAAGACGACCCTGGAGTACGCGCCCAACCAGGCCGATCAGGCCCGGACGCTCGCCGAGATGATGGGGCTTCCCGCGTCGGCCATGAAGCAGGGCACCACCGACGCCGAGGGTCTGGAGGCGATGGTGCTCACGCTGGGGGACGACTTCAGGGGCGCGGGCCAGCTCATCACCGGGCCGGCGAAGGCCCCGGAGGACGTCGAGCAAGTGAGAGCCGACAAGGCGGTATGCGCCAAGTGA
- a CDS encoding LCP family protein: protein MDADVTDSAGPPSDPDRPAEDRPQDRSREESGRPEDAAPGGTASEASEGAASEAPEAAASGGGAPQGGSPRSDTPQGDAPQGDAPQGDAPQGDAPQGDAPQGDAPQGDARHEDGPPQDDAPHQAGPAAGEAREAGGESGQARRAGGTGGGADASGAAAAVPARDGDGGVQTWADQPKDGIVAARRSHWLRWTALAASFLVLVAAGVGWWMYQKLDGNITTDTGAAAELKQYEKERPTPVVMDAQNILLIGSDSRAGENSEYGRDDGGSQRSDTTILLHLAADRESATAVSIPRDLMVEVPSCRTADDKKTRERFTQFNAAFELGGTACTIRTVERMTGIRVDHHMVVDFNGFKDMVDAVDGVEICLKEPIDDEDAHLKLPAGRQTLNGEEALGYVRARKSLGNGSDTERMERQQQFLGALVNKMQSNGVLLNPARLYPVLDAATKSLTTDPGLASLRDLYDLVRGMRDVPTEQVQFLTVPRQPYRNNPNRDELVEPDAGDLFRQLREDKPVAVVPADELEEAEREQESGQDGKPDDAGSESPTPTPTYSGSSAADDLCKQ from the coding sequence GCTTCCGAGGCCTCCGAAGGGGCGGCTTCCGAGGCCCCCGAGGCAGCGGCTTCCGGGGGCGGGGCCCCGCAGGGCGGTTCGCCCCGGAGCGACACCCCGCAGGGGGACGCCCCGCAGGGGGACGCCCCGCAGGGGGACGCCCCGCAGGGGGACGCCCCGCAGGGGGACGCCCCGCAGGGGGACGCCCCGCAGGGGGACGCCCGGCACGAGGACGGTCCGCCTCAGGACGACGCCCCGCACCAGGCCGGTCCGGCCGCCGGCGAAGCCCGCGAAGCCGGCGGGGAGAGCGGTCAGGCCCGTCGGGCCGGGGGAACCGGCGGCGGCGCCGATGCTTCCGGCGCCGCCGCGGCCGTCCCCGCCCGGGATGGCGACGGCGGCGTGCAGACCTGGGCGGACCAGCCCAAGGACGGCATCGTCGCCGCCCGCAGGAGCCACTGGCTGCGCTGGACCGCGCTCGCCGCCTCGTTCCTCGTGCTGGTCGCCGCCGGCGTCGGGTGGTGGATGTACCAGAAGCTCGACGGGAACATCACCACCGACACGGGCGCCGCCGCCGAACTCAAGCAGTACGAGAAGGAGCGGCCGACCCCGGTCGTCATGGACGCCCAGAACATCCTGCTCATCGGGTCCGACAGCCGGGCCGGGGAGAACAGCGAGTACGGGCGGGACGACGGCGGCAGCCAGCGCTCGGACACCACGATCCTGCTGCACCTCGCGGCGGACCGGGAGAGCGCGACGGCCGTGTCGATCCCCCGCGACCTGATGGTGGAGGTCCCCAGCTGCCGCACCGCGGACGACAAGAAGACGCGGGAACGGTTCACCCAGTTCAACGCGGCGTTCGAGCTCGGCGGCACCGCCTGCACGATCCGGACCGTGGAGCGGATGACCGGCATCCGCGTCGATCACCACATGGTCGTCGACTTCAACGGCTTCAAGGACATGGTCGACGCGGTGGACGGGGTCGAGATCTGCCTCAAGGAGCCGATCGACGACGAGGACGCGCACCTCAAGCTCCCGGCCGGCCGGCAGACGCTGAACGGCGAGGAGGCGCTCGGTTACGTACGGGCCCGCAAGTCCCTCGGCAACGGCAGCGACACCGAACGCATGGAGCGCCAGCAGCAGTTCCTCGGGGCGCTCGTCAACAAGATGCAGAGCAACGGCGTCCTGCTCAACCCGGCGCGGCTCTACCCGGTGCTGGACGCGGCCACCAAGTCGCTGACCACCGACCCGGGGCTGGCCTCGCTGCGCGACCTGTACGACCTGGTGCGCGGGATGCGCGACGTACCGACCGAGCAGGTGCAGTTCCTGACCGTGCCCCGGCAGCCGTACCGCAACAACCCCAATCGGGACGAACTCGTCGAACCGGACGCGGGAGACCTGTTCCGGCAACTCCGCGAGGACAAGCCCGTCGCCGTGGTCCCGGCCGATGAACTCGAAGAGGCGGAACGGGAGCAGGAAAGCGGGCAGGACGGCAAGCCGGACGACGCGGGATCCGAAAGCCCCACACCCACGCCCACCTATTCGGGTTCGAGCGCGGCGGACGACCTGTGCAAGCAGTAA